The sequence below is a genomic window from Andrena cerasifolii isolate SP2316 chromosome 6, iyAndCera1_principal, whole genome shotgun sequence.
TGTATTTCACGCttaaaaattatatcaaaataatcaTAACAGTAGTTAACGCGATTGGAGGTCTAATTTGgaatttaatatctttattgTAAATAATGTGCAGTATCACCACGAAATTTGACGGGCAATGACGATGTACTATTTTAGtcctgtaaaaatattaataaataaacattatggTATGGGATTAATCAAGTTGGTATGCGACTTAAATATCCTACTTCACAGATATATGACAATAAAAATGACGATGACAATGACAATGACGATGATGATGACTACAGCTGTCAAAGACGCGCAACTATGCGTCAGGAACTGTATGAGCATGAAATTGCATCTTCCATCAGAGAGGTAAGTATATTGCACAAATGTAAAGAACTActacgtaatatattttattattattttattataaacgggaAAACCCTTCAGATATTCATTACAAAGTAATCTTAATTTGCAGGTGAATGGCGGTGTTGATTATTCAAACGAAAGCCTTGAAAAGCATTGGAGAGAAAGACAAGATGCAACTAGTATGAGTTCTGAAGAGGCTTCTTCAATGTTTATGTTAGTAATCTACTAATATATATTGTATTCTGGCGATGCGTTCCTAAGATTCTTTGCTAAAATAAATTACGATTGTAGGAAGCCAACTGTAGAAGTTAGTAATGAAGCATCTGTATCAGAGACTGAGGCTACGaccgaaaacaatgaaaatgtTTTAGAGGAagagaatattttaaaacagtGTAAACTTAATAAGAATGCAGCGATTAGAGGACTTTTAAGAAATCGAAAAATATCACTAACTGATCTGCAAATGCCGAGCAGTTTTGTATACGCGGAAGGTGCACACACTATAACTGTACAGGTCTGTATAAATAGTTAGTTTAAGCTTCACGAATATTGCGGCATGAAACTAATTGAACAAgttgaaaaaaacatttatattgcaTATGAAATAGAAGGGAAATGTTTTTCCAACAAGTAATGTAACTGAGGAAGACTATAGCATAAAACTAGTTCAATGCCCTGAAGAGCCAGAAGTTTTTGTTCGACCCTTACAAGCATGTGGAGGCAtagatgaaaataaatataagaatATTGATTTTTCCGTACCGCATTTAGGAAGAAAAAAGATAATCACACCGCGACAGTTTTATGCTGAAATGGATGACTCTGATTTTGATTTTGTGAAAAAAGATACAAAAGGAAAAACTTAATTAAACCAAATGAATAGAGAACTgtagcttttatttaaattttaatcgcTGTTTCCTAAAAAAGATAAGTATTTTGGTTAGCGATTATTGATTTCATTATGTATACTCTTTGTTGAAATACTGAATACTAAAGAGAATTGGATAAAACGATGTGTGCATTTTGTTCTTACTGTTAAAGTCCCTacggtgaaaataattatacagAGTACATACATGTATTTTGTGTCCAGTATTTCATATTTACTGTCAAATTGACCATCTTTTTACATCGTTCATTACTAAATTTTATCCATGCAACATTATTCGATGAACATGTTTTTCAATTACAACTTTGCATTGAGTTGGATTTATAATATTtgctaattaaaacaaaatactaCGTGTAGTTATAAGATAAATGACATATCCTAGGTGTTACATGAAACATTCCAAAGTtgtatatttactttatttacggcatgtaattaaaaatttagtaATATAAAAAGTTATAGCTAGCACAAGAAAGGAATAACTAGAATTGCTTTAATGCCAGGACACGTGAGACATATTGACAAGAAATTAACGGACTTATggatgttttattaaaatttctggATGCTCTATTCTGGCTGATTAATAAATTGTGTGCCTAATACTgttgaaattacaaaaatatatcgaTTATAAGGTGAAAATCGtatgtattaaatatttttatacaaatttcattatatgttaatTCATCTTTAACTTTTAGATTTTCATACTCCTAACTTAAACACTGTAAAAGTGAAGTAACTTTAAATTTCTTACTCCTAATTTTCATATTATAGCATTACAAGATATTAATGGCCAACCGTACTTATTAACACGATAACGAAATGTTATCTGCGCGATGCTTAACCGGCTTGTGGATTAACCCGGCTCTAATTCAGGGTAAGCAAACTGCTCCAAAATGAACTACCGCGAGTCAGACTCGGGGTAATGCTTTCTTTGGTAACTTAAGAACCAGACGTATTAACACGAGACAAAGTGGAAATTAAACCTAAAGAACTATATTTTTCAGTAAAGTTAACCGTACCCATGGAAACGTTTTTGCAAAGTTGCGTTCGTCCAAACATTGTAAAAGAAACTGATGGTTTGAAACCTACAgcaaatataaaaaacagtcacTATGCAGTTACGcggattaaaagtaaaaatgatattttggGAGTTTTTGAGGGTGCTAATGTCAAAATTGTGGCCAATGTAGCAAAATTCTAAATGCCGCAAATCTCGAAATATGCAGTTTACTTACGTGAaactcagtttctgtttttgcaGCAACATCGTTTTTTTCGCAAGAATTTGAAATCAGAttcgttaaaaattattatataaccTGGAAGCAAATGATTTCCTCCGCAGAAAGAATTATACCATTACGGTACCGAATTCTACCAGTAAATAGATCCGCAAGGCGGTTATTGATACAATAATGCTGTCTTACATAGAATTAACAAGCTGAAACTTTTATACGAATGTGAATACTTCATGAGACTTaaatctaaattaatattttattcttagaATATACTTGTATAGTTCTTATCTTCTGCGATACTTAATAGGAATTATGGCTGTAATAAGAAAACAGATATAGAATGGGCAATTTGAATAAgtatatttgtataaattacaCGGAAAGTAAGAACATGCGTCGTTATGCGATGTTTATAAAGATATTCTATTTTTGTAAACCATATATTGTCAATTCACAGTTAATAAAATAACTAGCGCAATGGCTTTTGCAATGTGTACTTTTAAtggataatattttttatcataCCTGTTTTCATTTTGGCAAATGCTTGTTTATTGAAAAAACATGATAATTTACagtgtaataaattatttacgatACCCGTTTCGCTTTTGCTATTAGTGTTAGAAATATTACTGCAGTTTTCTGTAA
It includes:
- the LOC143369774 gene encoding uncharacterized protein LOC143369774; amino-acid sequence: MNIYKDINRARQIPYTEETVVFVRQPAPSTSRHNRKPPRPKPPRNLTIYDNKNDDDNDNDDDDDYSCQRRATMRQELYEHEIASSIREVNGGVDYSNESLEKHWRERQDATSMSSEEASSMFMKPTVEVSNEASVSETEATTENNENVLEEENILKQCKLNKNAAIRGLLRNRKISLTDLQMPSSFVYAEGAHTITVQKGNVFPTSNVTEEDYSIKLVQCPEEPEVFVRPLQACGGIDENKYKNIDFSVPHLGRKKIITPRQFYAEMDDSDFDFVKKDTKGKT